A part of Crassostrea angulata isolate pt1a10 chromosome 5, ASM2561291v2, whole genome shotgun sequence genomic DNA contains:
- the LOC128185284 gene encoding ankyrin-1-like: MHDAEPSRTTSNTADKNDSKSGKKPLDGYKFMLYTTESCPRNQTEWSERSSAINCTEGNGYLCLPNEDLTELLEFCYFDHRILIAKGLCMFLRKRDSYIDDYSCRNFVEGCPNSTYRINEAYKYRSCVSIGNGCFLDDPTCVRTTATYKVTFSSRTTAAVVSQEKTKHERNDWVWIITLLGVIVLVFIPIVMYRIKIRASINEHYIVVDRSQTNSFYVDVNECDEKGFNPLYHACFNGHESTVKFLIDNGADVNLCTKEGTSPFLVACQNGHDSIVRLLLNNSADVNLCTKNRTSPFLIACQNGHDSIVRLLLNNGADVNLCTKDGYTPFSAACRNGHTSIAKLLLNKDINVNVCDEVGLNPLYNACFHGHESTVKFLIDKGADVNLCTKEGTSPVFVACQNGHDSIVRLLLNNGADVNLCTKNRTSPFLIACQNGHDSIVRLLLNNGADVNLCTKDGYTPFSAACRNGHTSIAKLLINKRH, encoded by the exons ATGCATGACGCAGAACCCAGccgcactacatccaacactgCAGAtaaaaatgatagtaaatccggGAAA AAACCATTGGACGGCTACAAGTTTATGTTGTATACAACAGAATCTTGTCCAAGAAATCAGACAGAGTGGAGCGAGAGATCATCTGCCATCAACTGTACCGAGGGTAATGGCTACCTATGTCTTCCAAACGAAGACCTCACAGAACTCTTAGAGTTCTGTTACTTTGACCATCGAATACTGATTGCAAAAG gtTTATGTATGTTCTTAAGAAAACGAGATTCATATATCGATGATTATAGCTGTCGTAACTTTGTCGAAGGTTGTCCAAATTCTACCTACCGAATAAACGAGGCCTACAAAT ATAGGAGTTGTGTGTCTATTGGCAACGGATGTTTTCTTGATGATCCAACCTGTGTCAG AACCACAGCAACGTACAAAGTGACATTTAGTTCAAGAACGACAGCTGCAGTAGTATcacaagaaaaaacaaaacatgaaagAAATGATTGGGTCTGGATAATAACACTTCTTGGTGTGATTGTTTTGGTATTTATACCAATCGTCATGTATCGTATTAAAATTAGGG CTTCCATTAATGAACATTACATAGTAGTGGATAGGTCACAAACAAACAGTTTTTATGTTGATGTAAATGAATGTGATGAGAAAGGATTCAATCCCCTGTATCATGCCTGCTTCAATGGCCACGAGAGCACggtaaaatttttaattgacaACGGTGCAGATGTTAATCTATGTACAAAGGAAGGAACGAGTCCCTTCTTAGTCGCTTGTCAAAATGGACATGATAGCATTGTACGACTATTGCTGAATAACAGTGCAGATGTTAATCTATGTACAAAGAACAGAACGAGTCCCTTCTTAATCGCTTGTCAAAATGGACATGATAGCATTGTACGACTATTGCTGAATAACGGTGCAGATGTTAATCTATGTACAAAGGATGGATATACACCTTTTAGCGCCGCTTGTCGGAACGGACATACCAGTATTGCAAAACTTTTGCTTAACAAAGACATTAATGTAAATGTTTGTGATGAGGTAGGATTAAATCCCCTGTATAATGCCTGCTTCCATGGCCACGAGAGCACggtaaaatttttaattgacaAAGGTGCAGATGTTAATCTATGTACAAAGGAAGGAACGAGTCCCGTCTTTGTGGCTTGTCAAAATGGACATGATAGCATTGTACGACTATTGCTGAATAACGGTGCAGATGTTAATCTATGTACAAAGAACAGAACGAGTCCCTTCTTAATCGCTTGTCAAAATGGACATGATAGCATTGTACGACTATTGCTGAATAACGGTGCAGATGTTAATCTATGTACAAAGGATGGATATACACCTTTTAGCGCCGCTTGTCGGAACGGACATACCAGTATTGCAAAACTTTTGATTAACAAAAGACattaa